The sequence GGCTTTTAGCCGTAACAAGTCTTTTGGCTATAAAATATTCTAAATTCAAATTATTTATGCTTAATAAATTTATGTTCAAAAATACGTTTTTATTTTTTGTAGTACTTATCTTTTCTTGTGGAAATTCAATCAAGAATAACGAAAATGGAGAAGAAAAAAGAACGACAACAAACAGAGAGAATGAATCTTCTGAACTTAGAAATATTCCTTTAGAAGACAAAAACATAAAAACAGGTGCTGATAATTACATTGAATATTTACCATTATTAGAAAATAAAAAGATAGGTGTTATCACTAATCAATCGGGGATTTTAACTAATGAAACTCATTTAGTTGATTTTCTTTTATCTAAAAATATTAATATACAAACTATATTCGCTCCTGAACATGGTTTTAGAGGTACTGCAGATGCTGGTGAAGTTATAAAAGATGGGAAAGATATAAAAACTGGATTACCAATAGTATCCTTATATGGAAACAATAAAAAACCTAAGGAAGAACAATTGAAAGGTATTGATATTTTAATTTTTGACTTACAAGATGTTGGTGCTCGTTTTTACACTTATATATCTTCTTTACACTATGTAATGGAAGCTTGTGCAGAAAACAAAATTCAATTAATCGTTCTAGACCGACCAAACCCTAACGGAAACATTATTGACGGTCCAATTCTTGAAGAGGAACATCATAGCTTTGTTGGCA is a genomic window of Flavobacterium jumunjinense containing:
- a CDS encoding exo-beta-N-acetylmuramidase NamZ family protein; amino-acid sequence: MLNKFMFKNTFLFFVVLIFSCGNSIKNNENGEEKRTTTNRENESSELRNIPLEDKNIKTGADNYIEYLPLLENKKIGVITNQSGILTNETHLVDFLLSKNINIQTIFAPEHGFRGTADAGEVIKDGKDIKTGLPIVSLYGNNKKPKEEQLKGIDILIFDLQDVGARFYTYISSLHYVMEACAENKIQLIVLDRPNPNGNIIDGPILEEEHHSFVGMHKIPVLHGMTIAEYAKMINGEKWLKNGIQCELKTISCTNYNRKMSYDLLVKPSPNLPNSQSINLYASLCFFEGTNVSVGRGTNNQFQIYGSPYLPKSNFNFTPKSNEGAKDPMYKGKTCYGEDLTKIEKINQLELKWLIKAYNQTSDKSKFFNSFFTKLAGTKKLQEQIEKGISEKEIRKTWEKDINSFKKMRALYLIYEN